One Aneurinibacillus migulanus genomic window, GTGCATTACGCAAATTCGGCGTACCGGCTGAGTTTAACAGCCGGAACGATCTGGCGATTGAAGGAAAGAAATTCTCGGGTAACGCCCAATTCGTTCATAAAGGAAAAGTGCTGCATCATGGTACGATTCTATTCGATTCCGATCTTGATCGGGTGCAGGAAGTACTTAAAGTAAAAGAAAACAAATTCAAGTCCAAAGGTGTGCAATCCGTTCGTAGCCGTGTTACCAACATTAGCGAGTATCTGGAGAAGAGGAGCACGATCGAAGAGTTTAAGGAACTCCTGTTGCATTATTTGTTTGAGGAAGCGGGTGAGCCGATGGAAGAATATGTGCTCACTGATGAAGATAAGGCTACCATTCAGAAGATGATGGATGAGCGTTATAGCAAGTGGGAGTGGAATTACGGCTCATCGCCGTCCTTTGATGTGCGCAAGTCTGAGCGTTTTGCTTGCGGAGAAGTAGAAGTAGGAGTCAATGTGAAGAAAGGCCGGATAGAAGCATGCAAAATTTACGGTGATTTCTTCGGTAGTGAAGACGTTGCGGAAATCGAGAAGAAGCTGATCGGCTTACGTTATGATGAGGATGAGATTCGCACTGCCTTGCAGGAACTAAATCTGAAAGCGTACTTTGGCCCGTTAACAGAAGATGAATTTATGATGTGCTTATTTTAGACAGGATAGCGCTACACATATTTTAATAATGAAGAAACGGCTCTCCCTATTTTTTAGGAAAGCCGTTTCTTCATTGTTTATGTTGGATTACCTTTTGGGGCTCAGAAATTTATGGAGGATATCGTTAAGCTTATTCGGTCCTTCGTACATGC contains:
- a CDS encoding lipoate--protein ligase — encoded protein: MKYITNQSTDPRYNLALEEYTLKHLDPKESYVILWQNEPSIIIGRNQNTVEQINPEAVKKYGIHVVRRMTGGGAVYHDLGNLNFTYVMEDEEGGINFRKFTEPVIRALRKFGVPAEFNSRNDLAIEGKKFSGNAQFVHKGKVLHHGTILFDSDLDRVQEVLKVKENKFKSKGVQSVRSRVTNISEYLEKRSTIEEFKELLLHYLFEEAGEPMEEYVLTDEDKATIQKMMDERYSKWEWNYGSSPSFDVRKSERFACGEVEVGVNVKKGRIEACKIYGDFFGSEDVAEIEKKLIGLRYDEDEIRTALQELNLKAYFGPLTEDEFMMCLF